The following nucleotide sequence is from Candidatus Alcyoniella australis.
CCCCTGATCGACGAGGATCGGCTGACAGTGGCCGAGAGCGGCATCCACGACGCCGGAGAAGTGCAAAGCCTGGAGCGGGCCGGGGTCAACGCGGTGCTCGTGGGCGAGGCGCTGGTCACGGCGATCGATCCGGCGGCCAAAATCGAGGAGTTGCTGAGCAGTGAATAAGGTGCAGGTCAAGGTCTGCGGGATCACGCGGATCGAGGACGGCCTGGCCGCCCAGCGCGCGGGCGCGGAGATGATCGGGTTCGTGTTCGCGCAAAGCCCTCGAAGCATCGAGCCTGCTGAGGCCAAGCTGATTGCCGGGCAGCTTAGCTGCAAGAAGGTCGGCGTGTTCGTCAACGAGTCAGCCTGCACGATCAACCAAATCGCGCTGGAATGCGGCCTGGACTACGTGCAACTGCACGGCAACGAAAGCCAGTCCGACTGCGATGCAATCATCCGGCCGGTGATCAAGGCGATCCGCGTGCAGGGCCGGGCCGATGTGGAGCGTGCCATGCGCTTCAAGGTGTTTAGAATTCTGTTCGACGCCCATCTGCCGACCGCTTTTGGCGGCACGGGAACGCCCGTGGATTGGGCGCTGCTCGAGGGTTTGGAGCAGCCGTACATTTTGGCGGGCGGGCTGGGCCCGGATAATGTGGGCCAGGCCGTGGCGCGTCTGGCACCGTGGGGCGTGGACGCCTCGAGCAGATTGGAGTCCGCGCCGGGAATCAAGGACCACGCCAAGCTGACGGCGTTCGTCGCAGCCGCGAAAGGAGCAATAGATGTTGCCCGATGAGCTGGGCAAATTCGGCCGATTCGGCGGCCGGATGGTGCCCGAGACTTTGATGTCGGCGCTCGAACAGCTCGAGACGCTGTATCGCAGCAGCCAGGCGGACCCCGAGTTCACGGGCGAACTGGATCGGCTGCTGCACTCCTATGCCGGCAGGCCGACGCCGCTGACCTATGCCAAGCGGCTGACCGAGCACGCGGGCGGGGCCAAAATTTTGCTCAAGCGCGAGGACCTGCTGCACACCGGCTCGCACAAGATCAACAACACCCTGGGGCAGGCGCTGCTGGCCAGGCGCATGGGCAAGCAACGGATCATCGCCGAGACCGGCGCGGGCCAGCACGGCGTGGCCACGGCCACGGTGGCGGCGCTGTTCGGGCTGGAATGCGAGATCTACATGGGCGAGCTGGACATGGAGCGCCAGCAGCTCAACGTGTTTCGCATGCAGATCCTCGGAGCCCGGGTCAATCCCGTGCGCTCGGGCACGCGCACGCTCAAGGACGCCACCAACGAGGCGATCCGCGACTGGGTGACCAACATCGAGACCACGCACTACATCATCGGCTCGGTGGTCGGCCCGCATCCCTATCCAATGATCGTGCGCGACTTCCAATCGATCATCGGCCGCGAGGCGTTGCAGCAGGTTGTTCAGTCCGAGGGGCGGCTGCCGGACTGCATCGTGGCCTGCGTGGGCGGGGGCTCCAACGCCATCGGCATCTTCCACCCCTTTGTGGAGCACGAGACGGTGCAACTGGTGGGAGTGGAAGCCGGCGGACTGGGCCTGGCCGGGGGGCAACACGCGGCAAGCATCGCGGCCGGTTCCCCGGGCATCCTGCACGGGTCGCTGAGCTACCTGCAACAGGACGACGATGGGCAGGTGCTCGATACGCACTCGATCGCCGCGGGCTTGGACTATCCCTCCGTAGGGCCGGAGCACGCCTTTCTGGCCTCCAGCGGACGCGCGCAATACGTGATCGAGCAGGACGCGGACGCATTGCAGACGTTTGTGCTGCTGGCCCGCACCGAGGGGATCGTGCCCGCGTTCGAGAGCGCCCATGCCGTGGCCCGCGCCGTGCGCATCGCCGCGCAGCTGCGGCCCGATCAGCTCGTGCTCGTCAACCTCTCCGGACGCGGCGACAAGGACGCCCCGAGCGCCATGTCGATCTTGGAGAACCAGCCATGAACCGCATTGACAAAGCCTTCGCGGACAACCGCCGGGCCGGGCGCAAGGGCCTGATCCCTTACTTCACCGCCGGGTTCCCCACGCTCGATGATTCAGCGGAACTGGTGCTGGCCGCGGACCGGGCCGGCGCCACAGTGGTCGAGTTGGGAGTGCCGTTCTCAGACCCGATCGCCGACGGCCCGGTGATTCAGCATTCCTCGCAAATTGCCCTGGAAAGGGGCGTGACCCTGGGACGGATTCTGGAGACGGTCGCCGGACTGCGCCAAAACTGCGACTGTCCGCTGGTGCTGATGGGCTATGCCAACAGCTTCATGCGCTACGGGTTCGAGCGCTTGGTGCTCGACGCCAAGGACGCCGGGGCCGACGGCCTGATCATTCCCGACCTGCCGCCCGAGGAGGCCTCCGAAGTACTGGAGGCGGCGCGCAAGGCCGAGCTATCGATTGTTTTTCTGGTGGCGCAGACCAGCTCCGCCAAGCGCGCCGAGATGATCTGCAAGGCTGCCAGCGGATTCGTCTATTACGTGGCTCGCTTGGGCGTGACCGGAGTTTCAACCGGCGTCTCGCCGTTGCTCGCGAACAACATCGACGCGCTACGGCAATATACCGACCTGCCGATCGCCGCGGGATTCGGCATTTCCACGCCCGAGCAGGCGGCGCAAGTAGTGCAGCACGCGGACGCGGCGATCATCGGCAGCGCCTTGATTCGCCTGGCGACCGACCATCACGGCCCGGGCTCGATGGTCGCGGCGATTGAGCAATTCATCGCGCAGTGCGTGGGGGCCTGCTCCGAGGCCGCCAGCGGCTAGGCTGAATTGTTGATGTGGGTTCGGACAAGGAGCTCAAACTCGCTGATTTGCAAAAGTACGCAAAGCCGTAGCGCCCATATCAACCAGCAGATCGGCACAATGCGGTTGGCAGCGTAACGATAGAGTGCCAGACTCCCGGATCGAGTGATCCCGCAACAGGGGGCAGTTCAAGTGCGCGCCGGCCATTTTACATTGCTGTTTATCATCAGAGCAGCGTTTCTGCTGGCCATGACGTTGCTGGTTCTGTTCCTGACCGGAAAATTGTCCTTGGCCTTGATCTGGTCGATCACCTTCCTGGTGTCGCTGAAATTGAACGAAATGCTGCTGAGAAAGCGAGTGACCCGCACGGCCATAGACAAACCTGTATGGCTGTTGATCGCTGGTTCGATCGTCGCCATGCTGCTGCTGGTGGGCGGCCTGAGCGTAGCCACAGGCCTGCGCCCAGCCATGGGAGGCCTGATCGCGCTGCTGCTCGCCGTGCTCCTTGTAATCCAGTCGCTCTATCTTTTGCCGCGATTGAGGATGGCCAATACCCTGCTCTTCCTGTTGGCTTGCTGCGCCCTATTGACCGTTGAAGGTCTGGTCCGAGCCGGTGGGCTCGAAGTCTACGCTCAGCCCCAGGGCGTGCCGCGCTCGATGATCAGGGATTCGAGGCTCGGCTGGATCACGCCCAACCTGGATGATGTGTTTAATTTTCAGGAAGCCTCGTCAATGGGCATCGGCCAGCGGCTACAATCCGATGCGCAAGACAGCCAAAAGCTCGTGCTCTGCCTCGGAGGAAGCAGCACCGCGGGCCAGCGAAATGCCGATGCCGATGACAATCGCTGGTGGCCCGAGGAACTGCAGGATGTGTTCGCAGCCGACGGGGAGCAGGTAAAAGTGCTTAACGCCGGAGCTTCGGGCTACGCCAGCTTCCAAATACTGGTCCTT
It contains:
- a CDS encoding phosphoribosylanthranilate isomerase, encoding MNKVQVKVCGITRIEDGLAAQRAGAEMIGFVFAQSPRSIEPAEAKLIAGQLSCKKVGVFVNESACTINQIALECGLDYVQLHGNESQSDCDAIIRPVIKAIRVQGRADVERAMRFKVFRILFDAHLPTAFGGTGTPVDWALLEGLEQPYILAGGLGPDNVGQAVARLAPWGVDASSRLESAPGIKDHAKLTAFVAAAKGAIDVAR
- the trpB gene encoding tryptophan synthase subunit beta; this translates as MLPDELGKFGRFGGRMVPETLMSALEQLETLYRSSQADPEFTGELDRLLHSYAGRPTPLTYAKRLTEHAGGAKILLKREDLLHTGSHKINNTLGQALLARRMGKQRIIAETGAGQHGVATATVAALFGLECEIYMGELDMERQQLNVFRMQILGARVNPVRSGTRTLKDATNEAIRDWVTNIETTHYIIGSVVGPHPYPMIVRDFQSIIGREALQQVVQSEGRLPDCIVACVGGGSNAIGIFHPFVEHETVQLVGVEAGGLGLAGGQHAASIAAGSPGILHGSLSYLQQDDDGQVLDTHSIAAGLDYPSVGPEHAFLASSGRAQYVIEQDADALQTFVLLARTEGIVPAFESAHAVARAVRIAAQLRPDQLVLVNLSGRGDKDAPSAMSILENQP
- the trpA gene encoding tryptophan synthase subunit alpha — its product is MNRIDKAFADNRRAGRKGLIPYFTAGFPTLDDSAELVLAADRAGATVVELGVPFSDPIADGPVIQHSSQIALERGVTLGRILETVAGLRQNCDCPLVLMGYANSFMRYGFERLVLDAKDAGADGLIIPDLPPEEASEVLEAARKAELSIVFLVAQTSSAKRAEMICKAASGFVYYVARLGVTGVSTGVSPLLANNIDALRQYTDLPIAAGFGISTPEQAAQVVQHADAAIIGSALIRLATDHHGPGSMVAAIEQFIAQCVGACSEAASG
- a CDS encoding SGNH/GDSL hydrolase family protein, whose protein sequence is MIPQQGAVQVRAGHFTLLFIIRAAFLLAMTLLVLFLTGKLSLALIWSITFLVSLKLNEMLLRKRVTRTAIDKPVWLLIAGSIVAMLLLVGGLSVATGLRPAMGGLIALLLAVLLVIQSLYLLPRLRMANTLLFLLACCALLTVEGLVRAGGLEVYAQPQGVPRSMIRDSRLGWITPNLDDVFNFQEASSMGIGQRLQSDAQDSQKLVLCLGGSSTAGQRNADADDNRWWPEELQDVFAADGEQVKVLNAGASGYASFQILVLFKEFLTAVRPDLVIVYSGFNDFCQAQSAPMTQREWFELSRRAQNGQAGGWIVSLQRLLSHSHLYNLAVRAAMVGRAKLGDARANSPVEFKHNLIELCQEIHSRGGRALFVAEASPTVPPEYGEQMVSAAAECDALFLDIQPRLLQGHQWGELFSDDVHTTPFGAQIIAQVMADFIDEQNLITQ